From Pseudomonas alcaligenes, a single genomic window includes:
- a CDS encoding FAD-dependent monooxygenase: protein MRETPVLISGGGPVGLVLALSLSRLGVRSLLVNDRKHTTTHPKLDVVNCRSMELFRQLGLAEKVRAAGNPDYANQYCSIAASANGPVYGVLSDQHLMYQPVDAGRRLIEACTDGALPLEPMQRIAQINLEPVLFSEAQADPNIDVRFGWRLVDFTQDASGVSAVIESVDGGAPEQVRAQYIAGCDGPKSRVRTSLGISYDGTPDLVGELFIVHFRSDELAKLYPNNEPYWHTWIARPGYSGLLVSPDASRNDYVLHRPFAPRPGETLKELIDQAIGTKVEYEIVQSGPWRPQFLVSEKYMEGRAFIVGDAAHQYMPTGGLGMNTGVAEAHNLAWKLAACIQGWGGRALLTSYESERLPIGRRNRDHVKVNAATVFEVQFGKPEYLLEDSSRGAQARLQLSQELERKVSRLYESFGVEIGYIYRDSPVIVRDQAPEPIDDTCGYVPTTWSGARLPSGMLEDGTAVFDHLSYGAFSLLVCNAEPEEYADLLMAARHVDMPINVVEINSPNLIALYERKLILVRPDQHVCWRGDSLPSDCSALVNRVRGA from the coding sequence ATGCGTGAAACCCCCGTTCTGATCAGTGGCGGAGGCCCGGTGGGCCTCGTGCTGGCCCTTTCCCTGAGTCGGCTCGGTGTGCGCTCGCTGTTGGTCAATGACCGCAAGCACACGACAACCCATCCCAAGCTTGATGTCGTTAATTGCCGCTCGATGGAGCTGTTCCGTCAGTTGGGGCTGGCAGAGAAGGTTCGCGCTGCGGGGAATCCTGACTACGCCAACCAGTACTGTTCAATCGCCGCCAGTGCGAATGGGCCTGTCTATGGCGTCTTGTCGGATCAGCATCTGATGTATCAGCCGGTGGACGCGGGCAGGCGACTCATTGAGGCCTGTACTGACGGGGCGCTGCCATTGGAGCCCATGCAACGAATTGCACAGATCAATCTGGAGCCTGTGCTGTTTTCTGAGGCTCAAGCAGACCCAAACATTGACGTTCGGTTTGGCTGGCGCCTGGTGGACTTCACCCAAGATGCGTCAGGGGTTAGTGCGGTGATCGAATCCGTCGATGGGGGGGCACCGGAACAGGTTAGGGCGCAGTACATCGCTGGTTGTGACGGCCCCAAAAGCCGGGTTCGCACCAGTCTCGGCATTTCCTATGACGGTACGCCGGATTTGGTCGGGGAGCTGTTCATTGTGCACTTCCGCTCCGACGAGTTGGCCAAGCTGTATCCCAATAACGAACCCTACTGGCACACGTGGATTGCCCGCCCGGGATATAGCGGACTCTTGGTGTCACCGGATGCCAGTCGAAATGACTATGTCTTGCACCGACCCTTTGCTCCGCGTCCTGGCGAGACTCTTAAGGAGCTGATTGATCAGGCAATTGGCACCAAGGTCGAGTACGAGATAGTGCAATCGGGGCCGTGGCGCCCTCAGTTTCTGGTGTCCGAGAAGTACATGGAGGGTCGGGCCTTCATCGTTGGAGACGCCGCTCACCAATACATGCCGACAGGTGGGCTGGGTATGAACACCGGTGTTGCCGAGGCGCACAACTTGGCCTGGAAATTGGCTGCTTGCATCCAGGGTTGGGGCGGGAGGGCGCTGTTGACGAGCTACGAGTCCGAGCGCTTACCCATAGGGCGACGCAATCGGGATCACGTCAAGGTCAATGCGGCTACCGTCTTCGAAGTTCAGTTTGGCAAGCCTGAGTACCTACTAGAGGACTCTTCCCGTGGAGCACAAGCGCGCCTACAGCTGTCGCAGGAACTTGAGCGGAAAGTAAGCCGGCTTTATGAGTCGTTTGGCGTTGAGATTGGATATATATATCGAGACTCCCCAGTAATAGTTCGCGATCAAGCGCCTGAGCCAATTGATGACACCTGTGGCTATGTGCCAACCACATGGAGCGGTGCTCGCTTGCCTAGCGGCATGCTGGAGGATGGTACGGCGGTTTTTGATCATCTCTCATATGGCGCATTTTCGTTGCTGGTCTGCAATGCCGAGCCTGAGGAGTATGCGGACCTGCTGATGGCTGCGCGTCATGTAGATATGCCAATAAATGTAGTTGAAATTAACTCCCCGAATTTGATCGCGCTG
- a CDS encoding TetR/AcrR family transcriptional regulator — MLVFADKGAGASVIQEVVAEAGVSNGTFYNYFRTNEDLLAAVIDELNNELMSIIESVVGGIDDPARRIATGIRLYLHTAETYPVLARFVCGIKLQTASPDNLLFSLLPPDIEEGIAKGRFVETPMPVALDLIAGTVIAAIAHIQAGVEAGFAEHIAEVILRGLGTEVPEAKAIVALPLDTLNAPPDSLLIRANTRLSERTL, encoded by the coding sequence ATGCTGGTCTTTGCAGATAAAGGGGCAGGGGCCAGCGTGATCCAGGAGGTAGTCGCGGAGGCTGGTGTCTCCAACGGCACCTTCTACAACTACTTCCGCACCAATGAGGATCTGCTTGCAGCCGTTATCGATGAGCTAAACAACGAGCTCATGAGCATCATCGAGTCGGTTGTGGGGGGCATCGATGACCCGGCACGTCGGATAGCCACAGGTATCCGCCTGTACCTCCATACAGCCGAGACCTACCCGGTCCTGGCTCGCTTCGTGTGCGGGATCAAGCTGCAAACCGCGAGCCCTGACAATTTGCTTTTCTCTCTGCTCCCCCCGGATATCGAGGAAGGGATAGCCAAAGGTCGCTTTGTCGAAACACCAATGCCGGTGGCCTTGGACCTCATAGCCGGGACAGTGATTGCCGCTATTGCACATATTCAGGCTGGCGTGGAAGCAGGCTTTGCGGAACACATTGCAGAGGTAATCTTGCGTGGGCTTGGGACAGAAGTTCCTGAGGCAAAAGCCATTGTCGCGCTGCCTCTCGACACCCTGAACGCCCCCCCTGACTCCCTACTTATCAGGGCCAATACACGACTTTCAGAGCGCACCTTGTAG
- a CDS encoding TetR/AcrR family transcriptional regulator codes for MNPIQQRIHDAAMRLFAEKKGADISIRELANVAGVARGTIYKNLESIESLFESVATQLAAEMNERIVKSITPDLDPAQRLANGIRFYLRRAHEEPHWGYFLARYSATTASLQKLWEGPPVHDVLSGLTSQRYNFRPEQLVSVTGLIAGAVLAAISLVLEGHRTWRDAGPETAELVLKALGVPLKEARAFATSPLPPLPNL; via the coding sequence GTGAATCCAATTCAGCAACGCATTCATGACGCAGCCATGCGTCTCTTCGCCGAAAAGAAAGGGGCCGATATAAGCATCCGCGAACTGGCAAACGTCGCAGGCGTCGCGCGTGGCACTATCTACAAGAATCTTGAATCTATTGAGTCGCTATTTGAGAGCGTGGCCACTCAACTGGCTGCCGAGATGAACGAACGGATCGTCAAAAGCATCACCCCCGACCTAGATCCAGCACAGCGCTTAGCCAATGGCATCCGCTTCTACTTGCGCCGCGCGCATGAAGAGCCACACTGGGGCTACTTCCTGGCGCGCTACTCAGCCACCACCGCCTCTCTGCAGAAGCTGTGGGAAGGCCCACCGGTTCACGATGTACTGAGCGGTCTAACCTCCCAGCGCTACAACTTCCGCCCGGAGCAACTGGTATCGGTGACCGGTCTTATCGCCGGCGCGGTGCTGGCCGCCATCTCCTTGGTATTGGAAGGCCACAGAACCTGGCGCGATGCAGGTCCAGAGACGGCAGAACTAGTACTGAAAGCATTAGGCGTCCCCCTCAAGGAAGCACGAGCCTTCGCAACATCGCCACTTCCACCGCTACCCAACCTGTGA
- a CDS encoding AAA family ATPase gives MRVRLDKIIINDFKRIGSLEIDLKPVTALVGGNTSGKSSALQAAQLGVSILQAALRSIRPNGVPDFAGTVANDAVLFRPTERLLDLRRGESATQKLGYSVTYRGIDIDTNADKEIMIDIRRGKNANIAITRSGDDDFAAALANSDRPFSIFTPGLSGIPIREEWRTKGAMDAAVMHGDANLYLRTVLDHLFTRDLDEMARTAWRQERDIDRLPDSGWKTFSKLLERCYPSTRVIVRHDQQRDRYVQVEVETSDATVTLDMASTGMLQVIQIIAYACFYAPPLILLDEPDAHLHADSQARLYDALRSVAAETKTRILFASHSPQLIQRLMYDPDAAVTWMSAGAKVPVDDAQRPAIPILMTLGALSAGADAFDPARPVILMTEDKLPRPVTILAKANDAPDNLAVLSYNGCGNLPAARLLASMITDMRPDARIILHRDRDFRTEQEMEFELSIAASERQRNGVTRVTEIFTPLNDVEHSFAQAEHLKEVFNELAPELIDAAIADVTAFKRDDLVDAARVARGQISTSLYDAPRKRGKPEWAASGMPDRTPPVNAFVPANGLIPVSFQHSHGKMLMDGLRPKIHHHVGGASQAVNSRVYTVTDHLLAPAWRDAFAP, from the coding sequence ATGCGCGTTCGGCTCGATAAAATAATCATCAATGACTTCAAGCGGATAGGTTCGCTTGAAATTGATTTGAAACCGGTGACCGCGCTGGTCGGCGGTAATACGAGCGGTAAAAGTAGCGCATTGCAGGCGGCGCAACTCGGCGTATCAATCTTGCAGGCTGCGCTTCGCAGTATTCGCCCCAATGGCGTGCCAGACTTCGCTGGTACGGTCGCGAACGATGCGGTGCTATTCCGCCCAACTGAGCGGCTGCTGGACCTGAGGCGTGGGGAAAGTGCGACTCAGAAACTCGGCTATTCGGTCACCTACCGAGGCATAGATATCGACACAAACGCGGACAAGGAAATAATGATCGATATCCGCCGTGGAAAGAACGCGAATATTGCCATCACCCGCAGCGGAGATGACGACTTCGCGGCCGCCCTCGCGAACAGTGATCGCCCTTTCTCAATATTCACACCCGGTTTATCGGGCATTCCGATCCGCGAAGAATGGCGGACGAAGGGCGCGATGGACGCTGCAGTTATGCATGGCGATGCCAACCTCTATCTACGCACCGTGCTTGATCATCTCTTCACACGCGATTTGGATGAGATGGCGAGGACTGCCTGGCGCCAAGAGCGCGACATTGACCGCCTACCGGACAGTGGATGGAAGACTTTTTCCAAGCTTCTCGAGCGCTGCTACCCAAGCACACGCGTCATAGTAAGACATGATCAACAGCGAGATCGTTACGTACAAGTTGAAGTCGAAACATCTGATGCTACGGTCACTCTCGACATGGCATCGACAGGTATGCTCCAGGTCATTCAGATCATCGCCTACGCCTGCTTCTACGCACCTCCTCTGATTCTGCTAGATGAGCCAGATGCACACCTACATGCCGACAGCCAGGCGCGACTTTACGATGCTCTCAGAAGCGTCGCGGCCGAGACGAAAACCCGTATTCTGTTTGCCAGCCACTCTCCCCAGCTGATCCAGCGTCTTATGTACGACCCCGACGCTGCGGTTACATGGATGAGCGCAGGTGCGAAGGTTCCTGTCGACGATGCTCAACGTCCTGCGATCCCCATTCTGATGACGCTTGGTGCGCTATCGGCCGGTGCCGACGCTTTCGATCCTGCCCGGCCAGTAATCCTGATGACCGAGGACAAACTGCCGCGGCCAGTTACGATCCTAGCAAAGGCTAACGACGCGCCTGATAACCTAGCAGTTCTCTCCTACAACGGGTGTGGAAACCTCCCAGCAGCAAGGCTCCTTGCAAGCATGATTACCGATATGCGCCCTGACGCCCGGATCATTTTGCATCGGGATCGAGACTTCCGAACCGAACAGGAGATGGAGTTCGAACTATCAATTGCTGCCTCTGAGCGTCAGCGCAACGGAGTGACACGTGTCACGGAGATTTTCACTCCCTTGAACGATGTCGAGCATTCGTTTGCCCAAGCTGAACATCTGAAGGAGGTCTTCAACGAACTCGCCCCGGAGCTAATCGATGCCGCGATTGCTGACGTAACCGCGTTCAAGCGAGACGACCTCGTGGATGCAGCGCGCGTCGCTCGTGGGCAGATTTCAACATCGCTATACGATGCTCCACGTAAGCGAGGGAAGCCAGAGTGGGCCGCGTCAGGAATGCCTGATAGGACCCCGCCGGTCAACGCTTTCGTTCCCGCGAACGGCCTGATCCCAGTTTCATTTCAGCATTCTCATGGGAAAATGCTGATGGATGGACTTCGCCCGAAAATCCATCACCACGTTGGAGGTGCTTCGCAGGCAGTGAACAGCAGGGTATACACCGTGACGGACCATCTCTTGGCGCCGGCCTGGAGGGATGCGTTTGCCCCCTAG
- a CDS encoding IS1182 family transposase: MKRFIQGEHRGQSALLPESLDDYVADTNPVRVVDVFVDELDLGALGFDGVVPAETGRPAYHPADLLKIYIYGYLNRIQSSRRLEREAQRNVELMWLTGRLMPDFKTIANFRKDNGTAIRGVCRQFVVLCQQLGLFAEALVAIDGSKFKAVNNRDRNFTSAKLQRRMEEIESSISRYLTALDTADRQEPVVAQAKAERLHSKIAALKTKMQELRDIEAQLESAPDKQISLTDPDARSMMTRGTGLVGYNVQAAVDTKHHLIVTHEVTNNGVDRDQLSAMAKQARDAMGVESLSVVADRGYFKSEEILACHEAGITTFVPKARTSGAAAAGRFGRDDFIYDAAHDEYRCPAGERLVWRFSTVEKGLKLHRYWSSHCQGCALKDQCTPSAQRRVSRWEHESVLDAMQFRLDQAPEMMRIRRQTVEHPFGTLKAWMGATHFLTRTHDRVSTEMSLHVLAYNFKRVLNLLGNSALMAAMRA; this comes from the coding sequence ATGAAGCGTTTTATCCAGGGAGAGCACCGAGGCCAAAGCGCGCTGCTTCCCGAGAGCCTGGATGACTACGTGGCGGACACCAACCCGGTGCGGGTGGTCGATGTTTTCGTCGATGAGCTCGACCTTGGCGCGCTGGGTTTCGATGGTGTCGTCCCGGCTGAAACAGGTCGGCCCGCCTACCATCCTGCCGACCTGCTGAAGATCTACATCTACGGCTACCTCAATCGCATCCAATCCAGTCGCCGCCTTGAGCGAGAGGCTCAGCGCAACGTCGAGCTGATGTGGTTGACCGGACGTTTGATGCCGGACTTCAAGACCATCGCCAACTTCCGCAAGGATAACGGCACGGCAATCCGCGGCGTCTGTCGGCAGTTCGTGGTGCTGTGTCAGCAGCTCGGTCTGTTCGCCGAAGCGCTGGTGGCCATCGACGGCAGCAAGTTCAAGGCGGTCAACAATCGTGACCGCAACTTCACCAGTGCCAAGCTGCAACGTCGGATGGAGGAGATCGAGTCCAGCATCAGCCGCTACCTGACTGCGCTAGATACTGCCGACCGACAGGAGCCCGTAGTGGCACAGGCCAAGGCAGAGCGTCTGCACAGCAAGATTGCCGCCCTGAAAACCAAGATGCAGGAACTGCGAGATATCGAGGCTCAGCTTGAGTCCGCCCCGGACAAGCAGATCTCCCTGACCGATCCAGATGCCCGCTCGATGATGACACGCGGCACCGGCCTGGTTGGCTACAACGTCCAGGCTGCGGTCGATACGAAGCATCACCTGATCGTGACGCACGAGGTCACCAACAACGGTGTCGACCGCGACCAATTGAGTGCCATGGCCAAGCAGGCACGGGACGCGATGGGCGTGGAATCACTGTCGGTGGTCGCAGACCGGGGGTATTTCAAAAGCGAGGAAATCCTCGCCTGCCACGAAGCGGGCATCACCACCTTCGTGCCCAAGGCCAGGACATCGGGCGCCGCAGCAGCTGGTCGCTTTGGTCGCGATGATTTCATCTACGACGCAGCCCATGACGAGTACCGTTGCCCAGCCGGAGAGCGCTTGGTCTGGCGTTTCTCAACGGTTGAGAAAGGCCTGAAACTGCACCGTTACTGGAGCTCGCATTGCCAAGGTTGTGCGTTGAAAGATCAGTGCACGCCAAGCGCACAGCGGCGAGTGAGCCGCTGGGAACATGAGTCGGTGCTCGACGCGATGCAGTTCCGGCTGGATCAGGCTCCGGAGATGATGCGCATCCGCCGTCAGACGGTGGAACATCCGTTCGGCACCTTGAAGGCCTGGATGGGCGCCACTCATTTCCTCACCAGGACACACGACCGTGTGAGCACGGAAATGAGCCTGCATGTGCTCGCCTACAACTTCAAACGGGTGCTGAACCTGCTGGGCAATAGTGCGCTGATGGCCGCGATGAGGGCTTGA
- a CDS encoding HAD domain-containing protein codes for MPQPTTPSRVLFLDFDGVLHPDAVFMTRKGPKLRSDGALFMWANLLVEVLEDFPQVQVVLSTSWARHLGFSRARSYLPASLQARVIGATWHSSMGKGWFDQTWWDKASRYEQICRYVSRAHLANWVSIDDDAERWPVDALGNLVRCNGELGLAQPGRVEELRMRLRTV; via the coding sequence ATGCCGCAACCTACCACCCCATCCAGAGTACTTTTTCTCGATTTCGATGGCGTACTGCATCCGGATGCCGTTTTCATGACCCGAAAAGGGCCCAAATTGCGATCTGACGGCGCGCTTTTCATGTGGGCAAATTTGTTGGTGGAAGTGTTAGAAGACTTCCCTCAGGTCCAGGTGGTTTTGAGTACGAGCTGGGCACGCCACCTGGGCTTTTCGCGTGCGCGAAGCTATCTACCTGCGTCGCTCCAAGCACGGGTGATTGGCGCGACTTGGCATAGCTCAATGGGCAAAGGCTGGTTCGATCAAACGTGGTGGGACAAAGCCTCGCGGTACGAGCAGATTTGCCGGTATGTGAGTCGTGCTCACCTTGCAAACTGGGTCTCGATTGATGATGACGCTGAGCGCTGGCCCGTGGATGCGTTAGGGAATTTGGTTCGGTGCAATGGCGAGCTGGGCTTAGCTCAGCCAGGTCGAGTAGAAGAACTTCGGATGCGACTTCGGACCGTTTAA
- a CDS encoding TniQ family protein, which produces MRKGSDHLWQGVHRPKAYREQIVGAPYSWHSGARGLAPRWPLTPPLLADELLSSWLVRTALAHGCPISSLTYAVWPRVRAWTRDLDRGLDHQRLIALAEITDLSVSQVAAATLAPAARSLRLASETLPIGTWPWILALGCRNRSHAGGLQCCPECIADPTPHYLIQGRLAWHTACAKHQVQLIDRCPHCFAPLQPGLLLPGASICRCHRCRWPLGECQRIPSKPSALAFQAHVDRSLGHTIAFGRVELTFSEWMFVARVMIGFLQGAARYCSAEAAGFFRAIGIEPSNLQPIATGLQLEYLGPVERAGLIESVWAIMRAGPERFMDLAANASLPASVLPIPAKGSPDILVRMASVLKKRTRARTDKPDHQYPRKPREVLRMWLRLQRRMRRNGGG; this is translated from the coding sequence GTGCGCAAAGGAAGCGATCACCTCTGGCAAGGAGTGCATCGACCGAAAGCTTATCGAGAGCAAATCGTGGGTGCGCCCTACTCGTGGCATTCGGGAGCGCGTGGTCTAGCGCCCCGTTGGCCGCTAACTCCTCCGCTGCTGGCTGACGAGCTGCTTTCATCGTGGCTGGTGAGAACGGCATTGGCCCACGGGTGCCCGATATCTTCGCTGACTTATGCCGTATGGCCGCGAGTTCGTGCTTGGACAAGGGATCTCGATAGGGGATTGGATCATCAGCGGCTTATAGCTCTTGCCGAAATCACTGATCTCTCTGTGTCCCAAGTAGCTGCAGCGACTCTTGCTCCTGCGGCTCGATCTCTACGGCTTGCCTCTGAAACGCTGCCTATTGGAACTTGGCCTTGGATTCTGGCCCTAGGCTGCCGTAACAGATCGCACGCAGGAGGGCTTCAGTGCTGTCCGGAATGTATTGCTGATCCAACGCCTCACTACCTGATCCAAGGGCGCCTTGCCTGGCATACAGCCTGCGCAAAACATCAGGTTCAGTTGATTGATCGATGCCCCCACTGTTTTGCGCCGCTCCAGCCAGGGCTCCTACTTCCAGGGGCCAGCATTTGTCGTTGCCACCGGTGTAGATGGCCACTTGGCGAATGCCAGCGGATCCCGTCCAAACCTTCAGCGCTAGCTTTCCAAGCGCACGTGGACCGGTCTTTAGGGCATACCATAGCTTTTGGGCGGGTTGAGCTGACTTTCTCCGAGTGGATGTTTGTAGCCCGCGTCATGATTGGATTTTTGCAGGGGGCGGCGAGGTATTGCTCTGCCGAAGCCGCGGGCTTCTTCCGGGCGATAGGAATTGAGCCCTCAAACCTTCAGCCAATAGCCACTGGATTGCAGCTCGAATACTTAGGGCCGGTTGAGCGTGCTGGGTTGATCGAGAGTGTATGGGCAATAATGCGCGCAGGCCCTGAGAGGTTTATGGATCTAGCGGCTAACGCCTCGCTCCCGGCATCCGTCTTGCCGATTCCAGCAAAAGGATCTCCCGACATACTAGTTCGCATGGCGTCGGTGCTGAAAAAGCGTACAAGAGCCAGGACAGATAAGCCGGATCATCAGTATCCCCGCAAGCCACGCGAGGTATTACGGATGTGGCTGCGTTTGCAAAGAAGGATGCGTAGAAATGGCGGCGGATGA
- a CDS encoding TniB family NTP-binding protein, giving the protein MSSDFSHLLADFRPVLQLSDRERIRFMGEPRWIGYQAAHSILDTLESLLEAPKRPRMPNLLIVGEPNNGKTTIVRQFLKTHEGYVDENSEPVRPVILAEAPPSADEKDLYVAILETLWMPYRTTDSKLTLRYQVIHSLRELKVRMLIIDEIHSMLTGSAIKQREVMNALKKLCNELVIPIVGVGTPDAVQILHLDPQHASRFDVVKLATWKLNADFQRMLKAFEAVLPLKQPSELYKPELAQLIHSICNGNTGDLHSLLIECAKEAITSGKECIDRKLIESKSWVRPTRGIRERVV; this is encoded by the coding sequence ATGAGCAGTGACTTCTCCCACCTTCTCGCAGACTTTAGACCTGTTTTACAGCTGTCAGATCGTGAGCGGATTCGCTTCATGGGGGAGCCCCGATGGATTGGGTATCAGGCAGCTCACAGTATCCTCGACACGCTTGAGAGCCTATTGGAAGCGCCGAAGCGACCGAGGATGCCAAATCTTCTAATCGTGGGCGAGCCGAACAATGGTAAGACCACAATTGTTCGGCAGTTCCTCAAAACCCATGAAGGTTACGTGGATGAGAACTCGGAACCTGTCCGGCCGGTGATTCTTGCTGAAGCACCTCCTTCTGCAGATGAGAAGGATCTCTACGTCGCGATACTTGAAACCTTATGGATGCCTTATCGAACAACGGACTCGAAATTGACGTTGCGGTATCAGGTCATTCATTCGCTGCGCGAACTGAAGGTCCGCATGCTGATCATTGACGAGATCCACTCTATGTTGACGGGATCCGCTATCAAGCAGCGTGAGGTCATGAACGCGCTCAAGAAGCTGTGCAACGAATTGGTGATCCCTATCGTTGGCGTCGGTACGCCAGATGCGGTGCAGATTCTTCATCTAGATCCTCAGCATGCGAGCCGATTCGATGTAGTTAAGCTGGCCACATGGAAGCTGAATGCTGACTTTCAGAGGATGCTGAAGGCGTTTGAAGCGGTGTTACCGTTGAAGCAGCCATCGGAGCTGTACAAGCCGGAGCTTGCACAGTTAATTCACTCGATATGTAACGGGAACACTGGTGACCTTCATAGCCTGCTTATCGAGTGCGCAAAGGAAGCGATCACCTCTGGCAAGGAGTGCATCGACCGAAAGCTTATCGAGAGCAAATCGTGGGTGCGCCCTACTCGTGGCATTCGGGAGCGCGTGGTCTAG
- a CDS encoding Mu transposase C-terminal domain-containing protein translates to MNLYEVDVEEHLLPFEPTRARVAIEVGAVVRREQQIFRIVQILDFQNVIGVEVESGRSAALRVSELSAVEQEKVDGLYANYDIATISSAEWAVAQQRFSAIQPFINNAVTPKDSVEKRAKEVGVDTATLYRWLERYRNWNEVLALIPRRRGWKAGSSRLTIEAEKLINEVIDQHYLNLQRPTIQSAIAEVERRAKALGITPPGASAVRARIKRIPEKHSLRKRGYADKAKNRHTPSVGKFPGADYPLEVVQIDHTPVDLIIVDDQHRMPIGRLWLTLAIDVHSRMIVGYYLSLEEPSEISVAMCIAHSVLPKENWLHLHHIDGEWPVWGFPRIVHSDNGPDFRAENIRRSCSNYNIENIFRPVKVPKYGGHIERLIGSFMRMVHELPGTTFSNTFARDGYNSEKNAALTMDDFEKWLVRSILRYHQEPHSAIYMSPARKWQIGFFGNRELDPLVGIPARPSDPLTVQLDFMPSFTRTIQPYGVQIDVFYYSEALRHWINTKDPGTGLARKFVFRRDPRDISVVWFYDPVLKQYFRVPVANQAFPAATVWEYKAAKRKATEEGRKHIDDALIARLIIENRELVELASGKTKKARREAQRHRVHRENATPAVPKKSPPKPVEEMLSTDGLLLDDVDLIGDIK, encoded by the coding sequence ATGAATCTTTATGAAGTCGACGTTGAAGAGCATCTGCTGCCGTTCGAGCCAACCAGAGCGCGGGTGGCCATCGAAGTCGGCGCGGTAGTACGCCGCGAACAGCAGATTTTCCGCATCGTCCAGATTTTGGACTTCCAGAACGTCATTGGTGTGGAGGTGGAATCGGGAAGGAGCGCGGCGCTGCGAGTCTCTGAGCTGAGCGCTGTTGAGCAAGAGAAAGTCGATGGTCTCTATGCGAACTATGACATTGCGACGATCAGCTCAGCCGAGTGGGCTGTGGCTCAACAGCGCTTCTCAGCAATCCAGCCTTTCATCAACAACGCAGTGACTCCCAAAGACAGCGTTGAGAAGCGGGCAAAGGAAGTTGGCGTCGATACCGCCACTCTTTACCGTTGGTTGGAACGATATCGAAACTGGAACGAGGTGCTCGCGCTGATTCCGAGAAGGCGCGGATGGAAGGCAGGAAGTAGCCGTCTGACGATTGAGGCTGAGAAGCTCATCAACGAAGTCATCGACCAGCATTATCTGAATCTGCAGCGGCCAACCATTCAGTCTGCGATCGCGGAAGTAGAACGACGTGCAAAGGCCTTAGGTATCACGCCACCGGGAGCTTCGGCCGTCCGCGCGCGGATCAAGCGCATCCCCGAAAAGCATTCCTTGCGAAAGCGTGGATACGCCGACAAAGCGAAAAACAGACATACCCCTTCAGTCGGAAAATTCCCCGGAGCGGATTACCCACTTGAGGTCGTGCAGATCGACCATACGCCCGTTGACCTGATCATCGTCGACGACCAACACCGCATGCCTATTGGGCGGCTCTGGTTAACCCTAGCCATTGATGTCCATTCGCGGATGATTGTCGGCTACTACCTGTCTCTAGAAGAGCCATCCGAGATTTCCGTCGCCATGTGCATCGCTCATTCGGTGCTGCCGAAGGAGAACTGGTTGCATCTGCACCACATCGATGGTGAATGGCCTGTTTGGGGTTTCCCGCGAATCGTTCATTCCGACAACGGACCGGATTTCCGTGCTGAAAACATTCGCCGGTCCTGCTCGAACTACAACATCGAGAACATATTCAGGCCTGTGAAGGTTCCCAAATACGGTGGCCACATTGAGCGCTTGATTGGATCGTTCATGCGCATGGTGCACGAGCTTCCGGGCACGACCTTCAGTAATACTTTCGCTCGTGACGGCTATAACTCGGAGAAGAACGCCGCACTGACGATGGACGATTTTGAAAAATGGCTGGTCCGATCAATTCTTCGGTACCACCAGGAGCCTCACTCTGCGATCTACATGAGCCCTGCTCGCAAGTGGCAGATCGGGTTCTTTGGAAATCGCGAACTAGATCCCCTGGTGGGTATTCCTGCTAGACCTTCAGATCCGCTAACCGTCCAGCTTGACTTCATGCCGTCCTTCACGCGGACCATTCAGCCGTATGGCGTGCAGATCGACGTGTTCTACTACTCCGAGGCTCTTCGTCATTGGATCAATACGAAGGATCCAGGGACTGGGTTAGCGAGGAAGTTTGTTTTCCGGCGGGACCCCAGAGACATCAGCGTCGTCTGGTTCTATGACCCTGTGCTGAAGCAGTACTTCCGCGTGCCGGTCGCCAACCAGGCATTCCCAGCTGCCACTGTTTGGGAGTACAAGGCCGCTAAGCGCAAGGCAACTGAGGAAGGGCGTAAGCACATCGACGATGCGCTGATTGCCAGGCTGATCATTGAGAATCGAGAGCTGGTAGAACTTGCATCTGGCAAGACGAAGAAAGCTCGCCGAGAGGCGCAGCGCCACCGTGTTCACCGCGAGAACGCGACCCCAGCTGTCCCCAAAAAATCGCCACCTAAGCCTGTCGAGGAAATGCTCTCCACCGATGGACTACTGCTTGATGATGTTGATCTGATCGGAGATATCAAATGA